A segment of the Triticum urartu cultivar G1812 chromosome 1, Tu2.1, whole genome shotgun sequence genome:
tattttgggacgaaGTGAGTATTATATTACATGTGAAAGAACATTAGCCTACAAAAGGATATCACGTGACCAACTATACAATTCAGCAAGAAAAACTACACTTATCAGCAGTTGATTAATCTACAAAGATGAACTAACCAACGGTTATGTTGGCTCTGTCACTCTGTGTAAAGGGAAGAGTGGTCTGTGTGGTTATATGAACCGATGAATTTTAGGCTATCCCCTAGCACCACATATGCTTGTGAAGTTGTGATAACTAATAATCGGTTGAGACTAAGTGTAGTAGGGCCTCCCAACTGCTAACTGTGAATGGTTGTTGCCATGTGATTGCTTCATCACTGAGACCTGAGAAGTGAGAACCATGAGCATTTTATTCTTTTGGGGGCACAGCTTCCGGTGCAGCTCAGAGCACATATCCAGTTCTGCACTTGCTTGGAATTACTCAGCTCTTGCACGGTGGTTGTCTGGGAATGCCGGTACCCTCCGACGTCGACAAAATATGTCCTGATAATTAGATAACCAAGTCGTTATGAGGACACAAATACTGATTGATGTACTCATGCTCACGCTCATGCATCTACAAGATCAGGAAAGTATAAAGAGTTATCAGTGATTTCCTCATTGATAGAGGGTTTACTGCCATAAGCTTCTTCAATGAAAGAGTTTACTGTCATAATTTTCTTCAATGAAAGAGGGTTTCTTACCACTTGATAAGTGTAGTTTAGCCCAATTTTATGACACGTTATCTGCTATCAAACCATGCAGTCCATGTGCCGCCAATGTTACACATTCATGTTACTGTTACTTTTTTGAGCTTCATCATAACAAATCAACTTTTTATGGTGGGATTCCCAGTACTACATTAGCTAGTATCTACTGCATCTGTCATGGTGTGTCTGATATTCGATAGCAGGTAAAGTTTTATCGAAGTAGCAGCCTTGAATTTAACCCAATTTTTTTTCATGCTCCACATCTAAGAAATCAAGTTGCAATTGCATGTAATCGAAGGAGCAGGAGAATACATGAAGTACCTGTACTGTGGACTGTGGGCCTTACGGTTATGGCACACAGTTGCTCGTCATCCCCTAGAACCATCGTCCCTTCCTTGCAGTTGCACTTTTCAACTCCATAACTAGTTCTTCTCGTTGAGCCTCCACTTCTGCATATTGCATGCTCACGTTGAGTAACCGATCCTGCATATCTTTTAGCTCTGACTCCAGTTGTGCTATCCTGTTCCCATCCTTGTTATCCTTTTCATCCCTTCGACCGAGTTGTCCCTCTCCCGTTGGACTGTACAGGGTAAAAAGAGAGTATGATCTTCTGAAAGGTACCCCGATATCATTGATTGATGCCTTACAGTAGTAAAAACCGCATGAAACGAAAACCATTCTAATGTGCACAATATTTTGATCATGATAATGGTATGATAAAGGTTATATATTAGAAGTTGTCCATTTACGGACGCACAAATCAAATGTCTCACTGTTTCTTTTCTCTCAATTAATAGAAACATTTTGACTGCACGCATTCTAGGATGTCATCTATTTCCAAATGGATGTGTTTTGCACAAGGAGACCATCTGGGGGCGGCAATGTTGCACCCTTATATTAGATGCACTGGTGACAGCAGCAAGTAACGGCTGAAAAGCAGCTGGGAGCATGCATCCAAACTATCTTTTTGTATAGAATAGTTTTTtatttttgaacattttttgtaTAGAATAGTTAATACCACACGGATAATTTTACATGAATGTTGTTTCTTATTATGGGAATGTTAGAAATCTGACGTCAATTTTTAACCATGGCAAATCAACCGTTTTTATGGCAAATTGTGTTGTCGCCAGGATGGCAATTTCCTTTAGCAAGCATGGCAAATCCTGGCAAAAAACTAAACATGGCAAGAATTTGCCATGGTTGCTAAAGGAAATTGCCATCCTCGCGACGATATAATTTGCCATCTCAGGCGTTCGATTTGCCATGCTAAAAAATCTGACGTTCGATTTGTAGCGAAATACCTCTTTTTAATGCTTAATGGAGTGGCATAGATGGTCTGCAGCCTTAAGAACATGGGAGTTTAATTAAGACTCCCATATGCATGGTATAGCAAAGGAAATCTAGTGAAAATGTGTTTTGCTAGTAACAGATGTCAGAGGGAGGAGGGATGCGATAAATCACTAAACCTTTGCAGCTGCGCCCTATATGATTTATTTTCCTCCAATGCATCAGCAAGTCTAGTCTCCAGTAATTCTAGCTTTGAGTGAATGTCTAGATCTTCATTAACATGAGTACCTCCATTGTCATTAGCAGCGTCGTCATTACCCTAAAGTAGCAAGGAAATAGTTAAGTGAAATAGTGCACATGGCCATCACATTTAAATCTACGTAACCCTGATCTAGAACAAGTTGAGTTATACTTCTAAATGGCTCACCTTATTTACTACAAGCTTTGCTTGAGTGGATTTACGACGATTTTCTTCATCGGCATCATGCAAAGTACTCTGGATACAAGAGACTTGGTCTGTTAACATGGCCTTCTGCACCTTTAGTTCTTCACATTCTTcagatagtgactgcagacgctCTTCTAATTTTGTCTTTTCAAACTTAGCCTGATCAAGAGAACTTTGTAGTTTGAAAACTTCATCTTGGATGCTTGCCATTTTGCTAACCTGGATTTTTAGTCCAGAAATTTCCTCCATTACTTCCTGTTTCTCATAATCACTGGATTTATACTTCAACTCTAGTTCGTCTGAAGTTTTCCTTAAGTTTTCTTCATTGGATCTAGCAGCTTCCATCAATCTTGTCATATGCTCAACATCTGTTGTCAGTGTTTCCTCATTATGTTTGGATGCGTTAAGCGAATCAATCAGGCCTTTAATTTTGGTTTTAGACTCTGTACGAAGATCTTCCAACTGAGACTGATAATGTCTCATTTGTGCACTGACATCTTCAAGGTTAGCCTCAAGTTTGGCCTTGTCTGCTCGCAGGATGGAGACCTCATGTATGCTATCCAAGGCGGCACTGTCTTTCTCCCCGTCTGTGGAGGACAGCTGTGCAGTAAGGCTCATGACCTCCCTCTCAAGATTCTTCACTTCACCAATCTTTTCGTTCTCTATCTTGTGTAAAAGGAAATGTGCACTATTTATCCTTTCTTCGTGTTCCTTGTGCTCCTGGAATATATTCTCCAGCTCTGAAAGCAAAGATTGCTCTTTTAAAGTTACCTCTTTTTGAAGCGTAGAGAGTTTTGCCTCTAGGAACTCTGCTGTTTCGAACAAATCCATTGTCTTCCTTTTTGATTGATCTAATTGCTGCTCCAGCTGTGCACAATGGTCATGTAATTCCAGCTTCTGCTTCTTTAGGTCAGCTGTTAGAGTCTGAAGAGAACTGCATTCTTCAGCAACACTATCAATTGTGGCCTGTAGTTTTGCATTTGATCTTCTTAGAGCCTCCGAATCCTCTTGTACTTCTGACAATCTAGTTTGGGACTCCAAATGCTTTTGCTTCATTTCCAGCTTTTGAGCTTCCATCTCTGCTTGCTGCTGTTCTACTAAATCCTTAAGATTTGCGATAAGTGATATAGAATAATCCATTTCTAGCCTGGTTGCCTCCTCTTCACTTGTGAGAGAAGTCAACTGAGACTCTAGTTCAGATATGAACTCGGAAAACTCAATATTCTCTTGTTCCAGCTTTGTTACAAGCAACTCTAGTTCAACTTTGCGGCTTTCAAGCTCGCTAATCTTTCTTTCGAGAACCTTATTGGCAGAAGCATGAGAATCTACGCTACTGGTAAGCACAAGGAGATCTTCTCGCGCTTCATCCAAGCATTTTGATGTCATGCTACTTTCTTCAAGTGATGCTGCCAAACGTTCCTCTAGCTGATCCTTCTCCTTCTGAATATCAGAAATAGTGTTCTCCATTTCTGTCGTACAATGTTGCAGACCATTGATCTCCTGTTCTTTCAGCATAACTGTATGCACAAGCTCATTGATCTTTGTTTCGAGAACCCCATTGGCAGAAACATGGGAATCTACACTGCTGCTAAGCACAAGGAGATCTTCCCGCGCTTCATCCAACCATTTTGAAGTCATGCTACTTTCTTCAAGTGATGCTGCCAAACGTTCCTCTAACTgagtcttctccttctgaatatCAGCAATGGTGTTCTCCATTTCTCTCGTACAGAGTTGCAAACCATCGATCTCCTGTTCTTTCAGCATAACTGTATGCACAAGCTCACTGATCTTTGTTTCGAGAACCTCATTGGCAGAAACATGGGAATCTACACTGCTGGTAAGCACAAGGAGTTCTTCTCGCGCTTCATCCAAACATTTTGAAGTCATGCTAGTTTCTTCAAGTGATGCTGCCAAACGTTCCTCTAACTGACTCTTCTTCTGAATATCAGCAATGGTGTTCTCCATTTCTCCCCTACAATGTTGCAAACTATCTATCTCCTGTTCTTTCAGCATAACTGTGCGCACAAGCTCACTGATCTTTGTTTCGAGAACCTCATTGGCAGAAACATGGGAATCTAAACGTTCCTCTAACTGACTCTTCTCCTTCTGAATATCAGCAATGGTGTTCTCCATTTCTCTCACACAATGTTGCAAACCATCGATCTCCTGTT
Coding sequences within it:
- the LOC125512998 gene encoding myosin-9-like; this encodes MDESGDAGRGGRGGGRSRQNGGRSSVRLGVRMEFRFSGFHAVQVPVVSDRLLITITSVDSGKTIAKSSKAAAINGACQWHDSILHAIRFPKDEVSQEFQECQCKIVVSMGSTRTAVLGEAYLNLTNYLSSSDSTDISLPLKNCNSGTVLQLKIQCLGAKSKSSGKSWKGLSSNLKESPTNDEMDKKADVFDILLKLNKGAQSLSENNLEADNADESGNRDASFSESKSHGDDSSKNHLDTAEEKLEELRNAAKVWERHSRKLKIEQKTLKNECADKSKQQAELERQLSASLSEQDSLRQEIEQVTAQLNKTQETNIELVSILQELEETIELQRVEMSKLPQVSDVADHEVSKSESTVQEAAEWARILSQKEDEITVLREKLNRVLKMENADGAGPDVIYLELEKENDFLKVKIQELENDFSELTEENFGLIYKLKEASGVAKEEDPCISNSEEMPTVGSPTYKIKHLERKCADLELNLENFRSEFSGLEEKFQKSQEELKERTLELSELREKLSHATELEGADTGSSRHYRLRSGEPDDTETDLDVLKRTVQLKEQEIDGLQHCTREMENTIADIQKEKSQLEERLAASLQESSMTSKCLVEAHEDLVLTSSVDSHVSSNEVLETKISELERTVQLKEQEIDGLQHCAREMENTIADIQKEKSQLEERLAASLQESSMTSKCLVEAHEDLVLTSSVDSHVSANEVLETKISELVRTVTLKEQEIDGLQHCVREMENTIADIQKEKSQLEERLDSHVSANEVLETKISELVRTVMLKEQEIDSLQHCRGEMENTIADIQKKSQLEERLAASLEETSMTSKCLDEAREELLVLTSSVDSHVSANEVLETKISELVHTVMLKEQEIDGLQLCTREMENTIADIQKEKTQLEERLAASLEESSMTSKWLDEAREDLLVLSSSVDSHVSANGVLETKINELVHTVMLKEQEINGLQHCTTEMENTISDIQKEKDQLEERLAASLEESSMTSKCLDEAREDLLVLTSSVDSHASANKVLERKISELESRKVELELLVTKLEQENIEFSEFISELESQLTSLTSEEEATRLEMDYSISLIANLKDLVEQQQAEMEAQKLEMKQKHLESQTRLSEVQEDSEALRRSNAKLQATIDSVAEECSSLQTLTADLKKQKLELHDHCAQLEQQLDQSKRKTMDLFETAEFLEAKLSTLQKEVTLKEQSLLSELENIFQEHKEHEERINSAHFLLHKIENEKIGEVKNLEREVMSLTAQLSSTDGEKDSAALDSIHEVSILRADKAKLEANLEDVSAQMRHYQSQLEDLRTESKTKIKGLIDSLNASKHNEETLTTDVEHMTRLMEAARSNEENLRKTSDELELKYKSSDYEKQEVMEEISGLKIQVSKMASIQDEVFKLQSSLDQAKFEKTKLEERLQSLSEECEELKVQKAMLTDQVSCIQSTLHDADEENRRKSTQAKLVVNKGNDDAANDNGGTHVNEDLDIHSKLELLETRLADALEENKSYRAQLQSPTGEGQLGRRDEKDNKDGNRIAQLESELKDMQDRLLNVSMQYAEVEAQREELVMELKSATARKGRWF